The Budorcas taxicolor isolate Tak-1 chromosome 8, Takin1.1, whole genome shotgun sequence genome includes the window TACAGCTGCTGAGCCCGAGTGCCCTGGAGCCCTCGCTCTGTAAGCAGAGAAgtcgctgcagtgagaagcctgcgcccGACAAACTAGAGGGTAACCCCTAGcttgctgtaactagagaaagcccacacacagcgaGGAAgatccagcatggccaaaaacaaacaaataaataagtaaacttttaaaaagctatGCCATTCTTAACTTTCAAACCAGGCAAAAACAGACAGTAGCCTCAGTCAGGAGATTACAGAGCCCCAGCTAGATATTTAAAACCATTGATTTTGAATGAAAAATGTATACTTTGctttagaagttttaaaaaattattaaaaaaaatttttttttgatcccactgcacagtatgtgggatctcagttccctaatcagggatcgaacccctgccccctgccctggaagcgtggagtcttaaccactggactattagGAAAGTTCCTGTTTTAGAATTTTATGACATGAATTTTTCCCCTGAGGATACAAACTgtactgtgttagttgctcagtcacgttcgactctgtgaccccttggactgtagcccaccaggttcctctgtacatggggattctccaggccagaatgctggagtgggttgccattcctttctccagcaaatctttccaacccagggattgaacctgggtctcctacactgcagacagattctttaccgtctgagccaccagggaagctctatgttATATACTCTATGCACATTGatcttttcagattaaaaaagaaaatctgctagTGAGATTTTtctatgctgtgctatgcttagccactcagttgtgtctgactctgcaactctgtggaccgtagcccaccaagctcctctgtccatgggattctccaggcaagattactggaggggttgccataccctcctccaggggatcttcccaacccagggatcgaaccctggtctcctgtattacaggcggattctttaccgtctgagctaccagggaagccctagagttcTGAAGTGGGTAgagaatcccttctccaggggatcttcctgacccaggaatcagactggggtttcctgcattgcaggcggattctttaccagctgagctactagggaagccccgagATTCTTCTATACAGGATATGTAAGCAGATGAACTCCCTGCCCCTGCAATCTGTTTGTGTATCTGTGCATGTTACTGTTATTGACAGTATATTCTGTGTCTTGAGACCAGACCAGAGCAGTAAATAACATTTGTGATTGTGGATTCAGTGGAACACTGGCAAAGAATTTGTCTTTCTattctatagaaataaaaatacaaataatcatTCAGAAAGGGGGCTGCTGAAATGTCTAATACATTACTAGTCTCAGTTTAGCTGCTTCATGTCATATAATTTAGTGGATCTGAATTGTAAAGAATAAATTGTATAATACAGTCCTTTGAAATAGAGGTGCCACCTGGAAAATTATTTCAGACTGACTTTTCATACTTTAGCATTACCTTGTTGAtggctttcattttattttcaaatagtgTAACTTTATATGGATTAAGGAAATTATGTGTAAAATTTCATAGATCTCTGCTGTATAAAGCATTGAGGTTTGTTGGGAGATGTATTTTAGTATTTCTGGAGATTTTTTGCTCATTGGCTTATGTGCCAGATTCTGTTGACATTCAGAAGCTACCATATTATCTCATCACTGATactgaggggaagggaagggagttgGTGAGTGGAATTGTTCtcccttaaatgtaaatatagagacttcctggtggcccagtggctaagactctgttcctaattcagggggcctgagtttgatccctggtcagggaactagatcccacatgctgcagctaagctTGAAGATACTGtgtgctgccactaagacccagcacaatcaaatacattaaataagcaaataaatatttaaaaatttaaatataaagctaGAAAAGGAAGGTAATGATAGTGCTTTCGAATTCTAGCCAGGTGTCTTGTATGCCCTTGCTTTATTTCATTGCTTGGGCATGTCTTCCTTTCCCTCAAATAAAATGCCCAATTTTAAGCTGCAGAGTGAGAGTTAGGCAGTGAATTCCATGGAGGATGGGGCTGCCTCTGGGTGTCAGCAGTGGGATGGGGCCCAGCCTGCTTTCCCTGGGGTTGACGGGTATTATCAGAGACACTCAGAACTGAGTACTTTTCATGAAGATGGGGAGAGGTCCGAATGCTTTATTTAACTCTATTACTTGACCACACACCGACTGATCGGAGTAGGGGCCCAGACAGGACATTCCAGGACCGTAAGATGCTCACGTGACCTGCTGTGTCGGGAAGTAACCTCTGGCTCTCACCCGTCTGAATCCAGGAGGTCGGATGCGGTGGAAATGGACGAGATGATGGCTGCCATGGTGCTCACGTCACTGTCCTGCAGCCCCGTCGTACAGAGTCCTCCCGGGGGCGAGGCCAACTTTTCCGGTGAGGAACGGGGCCGAGTGGGTTCTGGGTGCGGCCGAGGCTTCCTCTCTTTCGGAGTTCGATGCTTCCATTCTCtctcctcagtttcctcctctggggagaaGTTTCCTGGTGCGTTGTGAAGATGGTTGAGTGCGAGACTGAACCTCACTGGCCACCTGAGTAAGTTCTTCCACGGGAGTAAGTGAGCAAGGCACTCGGGCTGCACGAGGCCAGGAGAGGAACGTTTAGTTGTAAAGGTAGGAACGTACTAAATGATCCCCTCGTGGCCTCAGCCGATTCACGGCCCCCTTCCAAGTGCCTCATTCAGCCTCGTAAATTAGTGTGGAATAAACGATCTGAAGTCTGAAATAAATCTAATTGCTTAATGCAAACCAATAGAAAGACTTCAtaacaaatttataaattaaaaaaacgcTAGCACAACCCCCCAAATACATTATGAGTAATATGGGAGGAAGGTGGGTTGCTGGATATTAGTAGTTTGACAAGGTTTGCGGTGAATctgaacctttttttcttttttttttgaaatttgttaTCTGGCTGGCCTAACTTACTCCCAGGGAATGACTTTTTTGTTGGTGAGATCTAACTGAATTGTGAGCTTCTTAAAACCTTATAGGAAAATAATGGAGTCAGTTTTGAACATATCAGGTGGAAAGTGGCCTTTACAAAGCGTGCCTCATAAGTAATCTCCctacttagaaaataaatttaaggaagTGATAAGATTTACTTATTTTACCCAAGGCCTGTCATCAATGGCTAGACTGCTAGAAGAAGCTATTGCGGTCTTACAGCACCAGTTGAGGGGCAGAGCATCACACACCCGTTCTGTGAACACCTGGGGCCCACACCAGCAACACAGGAGGAGAGGAGTCagctaaaaattattcatttatttggtcatGCTGAATTTTAGCGGTGGTGTGGAAACTCTTAGTTCTGGCATgaggaatctagttccctgaccagaaattgagCCTCAGCCTCTTGCATTGAGaactcagagtctcagccactagaccttcagggaagtcccatagagtCAGTTTTAAGGTCTCAGGAAACTACAAGTTTAGGAGATTGAGGAGGCTGGTCAACAGGAAGAAGATCCAGGAAAATAtcataaagggaaagaaaatcattGACTGAAATTCCCCtcagctcgtgtgtgtgtgtgtttgtgtatgtgtgtatgtgtatagtcCGTTCATATATGTTCACACACAGACCCCAACCCTAGCATATACCCATCTAACTGATAATATGCTGTGATACCTTAAGTTCCcttgataaacatttttttattgtctGTTAAAGGGATTTTCCCAGAACAACATATTTCTGGTCTTCCGTTGAAGTAAGTGGGAAGATAAGGCCTCCTTGGCAGCTAATTATGTTGATGTATTTTGGAAGGTGAGGTCTCTACAACAACCAAAACCTTGCTCTAATCATGGTTGCTTTTTGCAGAATCCACCCATTCCTCCTGGTGTCTGTATTGTTAGGATGGCTCTGCGTGGGCCTGTGGAGAGCAGAGGGCATTACAAGGATTTCTTAGAAGTTCAGGGTGCATTGGCCTGGGAACACTTTGTTTTCCTGGTACAGAATCTCTGTTGACCCTGCCCTAGAAAATTGTATGATCTAAGGTGGAGTGATTTATGTTCCTCTTATAAGATATATggggcttccatagtggctcagatggtaaagaatctgcctgcaatgcaggaggccccagtttgatccctgggtcaagaaatggcaacccactccagtattcttgcctggagaatcccatggacagaggagcctggtgggctacagtccttggggttgcagagtcagacatgactgagcgactaaaactttGTTTCACTTACAAGATACCAGTTAATTTATGAGGTTCACTTTTtagctttgttttgtatttttccttatGTGCCAATTTGCCAGTGTTGGCACTGAGCCACTTGAGTGGCTCCTCCGTGCAAGACGGCTGTATTGTGGGGCGGGCCTGTTCTCTTCTCCTGTCCTGATGCCAGATGTCGCATTCTTCCCCTTCGCCCATCTCTCCCTGATGGATTTCCTTAGTGGACTTGTGAGAATCATTGGCGGCTCCTGATTGCTTTCCTGAAGGGCTACCCTATTTTTAGCCTCATGTGTAGATGCCATAAACTCTCAATTTCCAGGAAGTCATACCTTTGAGACTCGACAGTGATGCTTAGGGAAGGCAGAGTTCATTTGGCCCATTCTGTTTGGGCAGGCTTCTCCTAGCATTTAAGACTTAAATAAGGAGAACCTGCATTGGAAATATGGAATGCTGGGTGTCTAGGTTAGCCTGAAAGTGGATTGGAATATGGAGTAGGATGAGAGGAAAGCAGTGGGATGCTTATCCTGGCCTCGGGGGATGTGGTCGATGGTCTCAGAATCCAGGGTAAGGAGGCCTTGTGGACCACTGCCCATGTGGAAGTTGGGGCTTGGGGACAAGGCCACCATACCTGAATGTGTCACAGGcttttccccttttcttgctATTTCTGTGGATCAAAATTTCAGGTTCTCCTGTTGTATAAAtcgggcttctctagtggctcagtgataaagaatccacctgccaatgcccgctagccaatgcaggggatgcaagttcagtacctgggtcaggaagatcccctggagtaggaaatggcaacccactctagtatttgtgcctggaaaaccccatagacagagaagccttgtgggctatagtccatggggtcagaaagagtcagaaacgacttagtgactgaacagcaacaactaaaTGAGGTAAACTAGCACATTATTGACCAAAGAATTTTTGCAGAACCCAATGCCTGTGGCCGCCGATTTGTTATGTCAGTGAATATGAAACATCTCCGATCAATAATGTTCAGGTAACAAAGGACGTACTAATGGGTCTCTGGCCAATGAGTTGTCAGTACTGGTTTATGGCCCAGGCACGGAAGAGTCTGGGCTGGGCTTAAAGCAACCCAAAGGGAGgcagttttaaaactgaaaatttcacACGTCTGACTGATCTTCCTGTTCAGACGTGTTGCTGGGAGCAGGGCAGCGAGTTCAGGCCCTGTCGGGCAAGCAGGCCTCCTGTCACCTCGTGATGAGTCTGAACTGTTCTCGGAGCTTGTCTTTCTTGCTCTAAGCGTGTTCCCTGTGGATAAAAGCAGGAGCCAGGTCTGGTAAAGGCTTCACCTCCTGACAGCTGTGAGAGCTGGCTGAATGGTTTCTTTTCTCACGCAGGTTTTGATGTTCTTGCCTGGGTTTAAATTAtcaaaaggcatcttttaagaAAGCCTGGTTAACAAGGCCTTCTCCTGGCCTCTGCATCCTACTCCACTGCTGGGAAAACTTCCCAAATGTACCCAGCCCGTTTGTCTGTGCGCGGGGTGGGGTGTGGGCAGGAGAGGcttttcctctcccctctccctgctctcctcttgcctttaaagTGAGAGGTACCTTTTGATTAGGTTATCTTTCCATTAATAATACAGGTCTCCCCTGCTATCTGAAAGCAGAGCATTTCTGTGAAAACTTTCGAAAACTGAAATGGTATAAGGCAAAGAAACAATTACCTTAGGACGCCTCTTGGCTAACGGATGCACAAAATACATTGTGATAAAGCACAGATACTCGCAGGTTCAGTTCAAAGCTCTGGGGGGCTGAGTGCTGAGATGCTGAGTGTGGTTCCTAGGAAGGGGCCTGGACTGTTTGGGGCGCCCTGCCTCTGTAACAGCTCGCTGCAGAACCAGCATTGAAAACTGTGTCACCTTTTCTCATAAGGTGAAAGTCCTTCTTAGATTCCTTTCAGTTAGTGAAAACAGGTCCTGATGCAAGGTTGTCACTCGGTACTCGTGGGGGTTTGGTTCTAGGACCCGTGCGGATACccaaatccatggatgctcaagtcccttgtgTAGAACAGCATTGTACTTGCTTGTGAGTTATGCACGTCCTCCTGCGTATTGTCAATCATCTCTAGGTTACTTACAATACGTAACACAAGGCAGATGCTGTGTACGATGCTGTAAGTAGTTGGAAAGACAGTGTAAATGCCTTTTAAATGTTGCTGTTTAAATATTTCGTTGCTGTGTGGCAAATTCAAGTGTCGCTGTGGGgatctttctggaattctttttcctaaatattttcagTGCGGAAACTGGGGATTTGGAGGGCTGACTGCAGGTCTTGCATCTGAAGGAAAAGGTATAAATTGAACTTTTGAAAACTGGGGGACACCTGCACACAAAATACAGCTACAGAGTGTGTCTGGCGGTCAGTGATGATCAGCACAGCTGTGGCAGGAAGGGTCCATGAGAACAGAGCAGTCTGCCACCCGCAGACGGTGCTGCAGTGAAGGGGCCCATTCCTCATTTTTACTGAAGCCCAGAAAGGGGAGGGGTTTGTTAGGGAAAGGGTACTTTGTcggttttttttccttccccttggAGTACAAAGCCAGGCAAGCAGAACCTGGCATTAGATTCAGGAGCTCAACCTTTTTaagaaaacactttttatttatgcatctatttttggctgtgctgggtctttgttgctgctcaggcttttctctagttgtggctgcaAGGGGCTACCTTCTACCTGCAGGGAGCCAGCTTCTcctgtcacagagcacaggctccagggtgcttgggcttcagtcaTTACAGCTCCcaggctcgagagcacaggctcagcagttgcgccCAGGCTTAGTTCTTccttggcctgtgggatcttcccagaccaggcatcaaacctgtgtctcctgcattggcaggtgggttctttaccactgagccgccagggaagcccagaaacccAGACTCTGAACTAGGGTGCCCTGCCCCCGACTTGGGCTGTCTGCGGAATGTGGCGTGAGCAAAGGGTCAGGCACCAagcatcctctgtcctctcccctccagcctcccGCACGGCCTGCGACCCGTGGAAGGAGAGCGGCGACGTGTCAGACAGCGGCAGCAGCACCACCAGCGGGCACTGGAGTGGGAGCAGCGGCGTCTCCACCCcctcgcccccccacccccaggccagccCCAAGTACCTGGGGGATGCCTTCGGCTCTCCCCAGACTGATAATGGATTTGAGACCGACCCGGACGCTTTCCTGTTGGATGAACCAGCTCCCCGAAAAAGAAAGGTGCGTGGCCTGAGCTTTCAAGCTCAGCTGCAGAGGGGCCAGGCCTGGTTTCCCCGGCCTTCTCAGGCTCTATCCTGTTTCAGTGATccgtttttaaaaaattaactaattaattaggCTGCACCAGATtgtggttgtggcatgtgggatctagttccccaaccagggatcgaaccccggcccaccctgcattgggagctcagagtccaaGGCCCTGGGCCATCATTTCAGCTCTCGTTTGCTGCTTCTCTTTGCTCTTGATATTCCCAGAAGCCCGCCCCTCCTCTCCAATGCCACATCATTGGCCTCACCTCTGCccaacccggctctcctgcagaGACCTCCATCAGGTCTTCCCCTGTCCCccagcccttctcccctcccccaccgcatctcctctcctccatccccctgcccccaagcccACCCCCATCTCCGCCCCAGACCGATGCCGGCCCCCAGGACCAGCTCTCTGCCCGTGTTTGTCAGTCTCTCTGGTCTCTGGGAACCCCTTTACTCGATTGAGCCTTCTGCTGGGTCCTGTTGGATGTGACTGGAGCCCCACTGGGTGAGGCTGAGTGGACGGACATGACCTCCTCATCCCTTGTTCCTTTCCATCCAGAACTCGGTGAAGGTGATGTACAAGTGCCTGTGGCCCAGCTGTGGCAAAGTTCTGCGCTCCATCGTGGGCATCAAACGGCATGTGAAAGCCCTCCACCTGGGGTAGGTACGCGCGCAGAGCTCCTCTGCCTAGGGCGTTCTTCAGACCTCCTCCACCCGCTGATTCCCCGAGACCCACACCCCCAAATGCTTCTGAGAAACTGGCTGGCTGAGGACCCCACCCATCCCTGATCCTGGGCCCTGTGGAACAGCCCCTTTGCTGGGATCTTTGCTGGGAAGGAGGCCCTCCTGCGTGGTGGGTGTTGATGCTGTTGATGGGTATGTCTTCTCACTGTGGAAGGAAGATGGTTCAGTTCTGGGCACTTAGAGGATGGTTAGTTACTTAGAGCCTGTTGCTTCCCCTTGGggagctggggcttccctcacACTGACACCTGGAGCCGGAGCTGCATATGGCCAAGGGGACCGACTTATAGTCCTTCCCCTGCCGGAGAGTGTGACCGTGAGCAAGTGGTGTCCAAAGAGGACCCGGGGCAAAGCGTGAAGCAGATCTGGCCAGAGGAGAAGCTTCGGTGCTAGGGAAAATAATTCCCCTTATGCCAGGGTGCAATCCCTGGGAGCCCGTGTCGGGACCTGGGCTCCCACCTGTCCTCCCGGGCTTCTCCTGTGACTTGCTGGTGGCCCTGAGCAGGTGCTCCCCTCATGCCTCGCTGTCCCCTGTGTTTGGACCAGGACAGCTTGCCCCTGGTCGTCACCACATCTCTCTCCCCTGCAGCGACTCCGTGGACTCCGACCAGTTCAAGCGGGAGGAGGATTTCTACTACACAGAGGTGCAGATGAAGGGGGAAGCTGCTGCAGCTGGCGGCCCCACAGCCGACCCGGCTCCGACTCCCAGCATGACCAGCCCACCCCTCACCATCCTGCCCCCACCGCCTCCTCCCAAAGCCCAGTCCTCAGGCCCGGATCACCCTGGCCTGGAATCTTACCTGCCCTCCGGTGCTCTCAGCAAGTCAGCTCCTGGCTCCTTCTGGCACATTCAGGCCGACCATGCATACCAGGTATGGGGACCCCCTGGGAGCTCAGCCTAGGGGCCGTGAGGGATTCCGTGCCTGTCACTGGTCAGCCTGATCACAGGCCACTGACCACACTGATTGGAGGCTGAGTCCTCAGCTGAATTACCCATCTCTTACTTCTTTAAGGAAAATGACTTCACACTCAATAAACGCAGGAATTCCAGAGTTGTACCTTGGTGACTGTAATGAGTGGTTACTGAATCTGACTGAATCCCTGAGTGACCAGGTTGATGGATTTGGACGGGGGAATTGGTCCATCCTTGGTTATAAGGGGAGAGACTAGGGTAGTAGGGTTTCCGAGAGCAAATCCCCAATTCTCAGAATTGTACTACATTAGATAATCTGGGACTCAGCGTTTTgaatacctactgtgtgtcaaGCTGCAGGGTAAGCTTTGCAGTAGAATAAGATATATAATTCTTGAGCTTGTGAAGTGTACGGTTTagctggagagagaaatgaatgTGTAACTTGATTAATTATAATAAGTAGTTAAAATATCTTACTGGAGGCACAAGCAATTGTGGTGGGTACAGGAAGgaccaggtttccctggtggctcagtggtaaagaatccacctgccaatgcaggcgattcGGGTTCGATcccgttgggaagatcctctggggaaggaagtggcaaccggctccagtattcttacctagaaaatcctatggacagaggagcctggcagggtacagttcatgagccggacacaagttagtgactcaGCAACAATAGCCGTAAAGACCAGGGTATTATGCCCATTGGGTTGGGAAAGCAGGCATGGAGCAGGTGGCATTTCGGGGGTTTTCTACTGCATGTAGTAGGTGCCGAAGACTCTGTTTGCCAAGTGCAAGTTTTTCTTAAAATCCTTTGATGCCTACTGCTTGTTTTTTTCCGACTGTAGGTTGATTTGCAAGTTAGTAATTAAGAAGCAGTGCTTTCCATCGGAAAGCCTTTAGAGAGCGAGCCAGCTCTCCTCATTAGAATGAGTGGTCATGAGTGGTCACTCAGCTATTCCAACTCAGGTGGCCCTTCAGGCCGCCAGCTGTCCCTGTGACATGAGGCCTGGAGAGGGCGGTTGGTGATTTTAGAAACAAACCTTGACCTGGAGAGTCGCTGCTTCCACGCGGTTGCCCCAGGGGTGGCAGGCGCTTAGCACGGTGCCTGTGCCCCAACTCACAAGGCTGAATTCCTGGGGGAGCTGCCCTGAGCATGTTCTTGGTAGGTGATCCCGCCAGGAAGTTAATCTGCGGAGATGATTAACTCATGAGGCTGCCACGTAAACCAGCTCCAAGAGGAGAGCTCCAAAATAAAAGACTGGAGCCCGAGACAAAGGCGACTCCAGAGAGCCGGTGCTCTGCTGTTTCTCTTGGGAGGGGCATTTTGGGGTGTCCCAGGACTTTGTAGTGTGAGGTGCACCTGTTGCTGCAGACCGTGAGGCcgctggggtgggaggagggcccTGAGAGCTTCCTGAGCTGGGCCCTGGCCGACGCGCTCTGTCTCCGCAGGCTCTGCCGCCTTTCCAGATCCCAGTCTCCCCGCACATCTACACCAGCATCAGCTGGGCCGCTGCCCCCTCCAGCGCCTCCGCCCTGTCCCCGGTGAGTGTGCCCAGCGCTCTGAGCCCCTCAGCCCTTCCAGGGGCCCCGGAACCAGCCGAGGGCTCAGCCGCACACACCCCATGCTGGAGGCCTTTCCCCCTGAGCTCGTTGCCTCCTGCACCCCAGcttcttgaaggtcttcataccCTTgcccacccaaccccaccaccaccaagagtCACAGGTGCCCATGGAATGTGGGAGGGGCGTGCTGGTGAGGAGCACCCAGATCAAGTTTATTGCCAAGATCCTGAGGCTAGGTGTGATCAGCACCCTCTTTAGTCCTGAGCCGCCGGGGGTGCTTGGTAAGGTTTTGATGCcaagaggaggaggcagaggacatggggaagctggagaggaagagggagggtgAGAAAGGAAAGAGGGGCGTGTGGAGGGCTGTGCAGGTGGATCAGAGCTCTCCGGGCCACTGTGGACCAGCGCATTAGGTTGCTTGTCCCCGAACTGAAATAAATCGGAAGTTATtttgaatccccatggacagaagagcctggtgggctacagtccatggtgttgcaaagagttggacatgactgagagaccctTAGGGTGTTGCAGTCTGAAACGCCTCCTGCAGGAAGGCATCACCACACACTGTAAAACCCACGTGCCCGAAGGTGCCGCTGAGGCTGTACcgtctctctttcttcctcagtATGGTAGCTTCTTCTAAATCTGCAGGTGGCAGCCCACGAGGGGGCCAGGCCGAGTGGCTCTCCTGCTTGGAGCCCCTTCCCCTAGCTGGAGTGTGCCTTTCAAGGCTGGCTCCTCCCTCTCCACCTCCACTCCCTCCTTGATCCCTGCTCACCTCTCCCTGAAGTCTCCTTCTAGAGAAGGCCTCCTGGcacaaggtggggtgggggtagctGGCTATCCCCCGGGACGGTCCTTTGGCCTTGCACTTCTGCCCTCGTGCTCATAGCCGCTCTGCCTGTGCCCAGGTCCGGAGCCGGTCGCTAAGCTTCAGCGAGCCCCAGCAGCCGCCGCCTGCCATGAAGTCTCACCTGATCGTCACGTCTCCACCTCGGGCCCAGAGCACCACCAGGTGAGCCTGTCCTCTCCCGAGATCTCCTTGGGGGCTCCTGTCCCCACCCGCCCCTCGTCCCTAGGGCTGGTCCCAGGGAGCCAATGGGGGACGTCTCAGATGCGAGCGAGGCAGTCGGTCCTCCGGCCCCGGTGGTTCCCCTTGCTGGCTGGCCAGCGGGTGAC containing:
- the ZNF395 gene encoding zinc finger protein 395 gives rise to the protein MASVLSRRLGKRSLLGARVLGPPGAAPPSEPQAELLEGAAPQPFVASKDPSCQEQPKEVLKAPGTSGPQLVAFHPGQKVCVRYGGQESTGLVERHSWAEDKVTVWLLDQKLQICCKAEEVWLAEPPGRSPQVPPPEQGTQAPAYRPVSRNIDVPKRRSDAVEMDEMMAAMVLTSLSCSPVVQSPPGGEANFSASRTACDPWKESGDVSDSGSSTTSGHWSGSSGVSTPSPPHPQASPKYLGDAFGSPQTDNGFETDPDAFLLDEPAPRKRKNSVKVMYKCLWPSCGKVLRSIVGIKRHVKALHLGDSVDSDQFKREEDFYYTEVQMKGEAAAAGGPTADPAPTPSMTSPPLTILPPPPPPKAQSSGPDHPGLESYLPSGALSKSAPGSFWHIQADHAYQALPPFQIPVSPHIYTSISWAAAPSSASALSPVRSRSLSFSEPQQPPPAMKSHLIVTSPPRAQSTTRKARGEAKKCRKVYGIEHRDQWCTACRWKKACQRFLD